A DNA window from Nitrospirota bacterium contains the following coding sequences:
- the nth gene encoding endonuclease III, which translates to MQKVRKGGNDHVAMNTQNKKIAEIIRRLKKEYTGTPQTVLRFSTPFELLVATILSAQTTDVLVNKVTTDLFKKYRSVQDVANTTPEKLAQDIRSVNFFNNKAKNISKTAKLLIEKFGGKVPQTMEELVLLPGVARKTANIVLSGAFGINEGIAVDTHVKRLAYRLGLTKHDDPVKIEQDLLAITPKKEWGHLSHLLIFHGRKVCQAKKADHAACILVDHCPSKKI; encoded by the coding sequence ATGCAAAAAGTCCGAAAGGGTGGTAACGATCACGTGGCAATGAACACGCAGAACAAAAAAATCGCAGAGATCATACGGAGGCTTAAAAAAGAATATACCGGAACGCCGCAGACCGTGCTCCGCTTCTCCACGCCGTTCGAACTGCTTGTTGCCACGATCCTCTCTGCCCAGACCACGGACGTGCTCGTGAACAAGGTGACCACGGACCTGTTTAAAAAGTATCGGTCAGTGCAGGATGTCGCGAACACCACGCCGGAAAAGCTCGCCCAGGACATCAGGTCCGTGAATTTTTTTAACAACAAGGCGAAGAACATCAGCAAGACGGCGAAGCTGCTTATTGAGAAATTCGGCGGCAAGGTCCCGCAGACCATGGAAGAGCTTGTCTTGTTGCCGGGTGTGGCGCGGAAAACGGCGAACATCGTGCTGTCGGGCGCCTTCGGCATCAACGAAGGGATCGCCGTGGACACCCACGTGAAGCGGCTTGCCTATCGCCTTGGCCTGACGAAACACGACGACCCGGTGAAGATCGAGCAGGACCTGCTTGCGATCACGCCGAAGAAGGAATGGGGTCATTTGTCTCACCTCCTGATATTTCACGGCAGAAAGGTCTGCCAGGCGAAAAAGGCCGACCATGCGGCGTGCATCCTTGTCGACCACTGCCCGTCGA